One Mycobacterium marseillense DNA window includes the following coding sequences:
- a CDS encoding ACP S-malonyltransferase produces MIALLAPGQGSQTEGMLSPWLELAGAADQLALWSKASGLDLVRLGTTASTEEITDTAVTQPLVVAATLLAHQELTKRGLLAGQDLVVAGHSVGEIAAYAIAGVMAADDAVALAATRGAEMAKACAVEPTGMSAVLGGDEAEVLARLEQLDLFPANRNAAGQIVAAGSLTALDKLAEDPPAKARVRALGVAGAFHTKYMASALDGYAAAAAAVQTAEPTATLLSNRDGKPVTSAAAAMEALVAQLTRPVRWDLCTATLRELEVGAAVEFPPAGTLTGIAKRELRGVTARAVKSPADLDALAEL; encoded by the coding sequence GTGATTGCATTGCTTGCGCCCGGACAGGGTTCGCAGACCGAGGGGATGCTCTCGCCATGGCTGGAGCTCGCCGGCGCCGCTGACCAGTTGGCGCTGTGGTCCAAGGCCAGTGGCCTCGACCTCGTGCGCCTGGGCACCACCGCATCGACCGAAGAGATCACCGACACCGCGGTGACCCAGCCGCTGGTCGTCGCCGCCACGCTGCTCGCACACCAGGAGCTGACCAAGCGCGGCCTGCTCGCCGGTCAAGACCTGGTCGTAGCGGGCCACTCCGTCGGTGAGATCGCCGCCTACGCGATCGCCGGCGTGATGGCCGCCGACGACGCCGTCGCGCTGGCCGCCACCCGGGGCGCCGAGATGGCCAAGGCGTGCGCCGTGGAGCCGACCGGCATGTCCGCGGTGCTCGGCGGTGACGAGGCCGAGGTCCTGGCCCGCCTCGAGCAGCTCGACCTCTTCCCGGCCAACCGCAACGCCGCCGGGCAGATCGTCGCCGCCGGCTCGCTGACCGCGCTGGACAAGCTCGCCGAAGATCCCCCGGCCAAGGCCCGGGTGCGCGCGTTGGGTGTGGCCGGCGCGTTCCACACCAAGTACATGGCGTCGGCGCTCGACGGCTACGCCGCCGCGGCGGCCGCCGTCCAGACGGCCGAGCCCACCGCGACGCTGCTGTCCAACCGCGACGGCAAGCCGGTCACCTCGGCCGCCGCGGCGATGGAGGCGCTGGTCGCCCAGCTGACCCGGCCGGTGCGCTGGGACCTGTGCACCGCGACGCTGCGCGAGCTGGAAGTTGGTGCGGCCGTGGAGTTCCCGCCTGCGGGCACGCTCACCGGTATCGCCAAACGAGAACTTCGGGGAGTTACGGCCCGTGCCGTCAAGTCGCCCGCAGACCTGGACGCTTTGGCCGAGCTCTAA
- a CDS encoding PucR family transcriptional regulator: MSDNPFAGPFAKHPRSPLETLDSVPDSVLRRLKQYSGRLATEAVNAMQDRLPFFAELEASQRASVALVVQTTVVNFVEWMQDPHSNVSYTAQAFELVPQELQRRIALRHSVDMVRVTMDIFEEVVPLLARSEEQLTALTVGILKYTRDLAFTAAGAYADAAEARGSWDSRMEASVVDAVVRGDTGPELLSRAAALNWDTTEPATVVVGTPAPGRDGSTGPGDSERASQRVRDIAAQHGRAALTDVHGTWLVAIVSGPLSPTDKFLGDLLVAFADGPVVVGPTAPMLTAAYHSASEAISGMNAVGGWRGAPRPVLARELLPERALMGDASAIVALHTDVMGPLADAGPTLIETLDAYLDCGGAIEACARKLFVHPNTVRYRLKRITDFTGRDPMQPRDAYVLRVAATVGQLNYPTPPAGAANNVMPTVPLPVKGAVAGQIG; encoded by the coding sequence GTGAGTGACAACCCCTTCGCCGGTCCGTTCGCCAAGCACCCCCGGTCGCCGCTGGAGACCCTGGATTCGGTCCCCGACTCCGTGCTGCGACGGCTCAAGCAGTACTCCGGCCGGCTGGCCACCGAGGCGGTCAACGCCATGCAGGACCGGCTCCCGTTCTTCGCCGAGCTGGAGGCGTCCCAGCGGGCCAGCGTGGCGCTGGTGGTGCAGACGACCGTCGTGAACTTCGTCGAGTGGATGCAAGATCCGCACAGCAACGTCAGCTACACCGCGCAGGCCTTCGAGCTGGTGCCCCAGGAGCTGCAGCGCCGGATCGCGTTGCGCCACAGCGTCGACATGGTGCGCGTCACCATGGACATCTTCGAGGAGGTCGTCCCGCTGCTGGCGCGCTCCGAGGAGCAGCTCACCGCGCTGACGGTGGGCATCCTGAAGTACACCCGCGACCTGGCGTTCACCGCGGCGGGGGCGTACGCGGACGCGGCCGAGGCGCGCGGCAGCTGGGACAGCCGGATGGAGGCCAGCGTGGTCGACGCGGTGGTCCGCGGCGACACCGGCCCGGAACTGCTGTCCCGGGCGGCGGCGCTGAACTGGGACACCACGGAGCCGGCGACGGTGGTGGTCGGAACCCCGGCGCCGGGGCGCGACGGGTCGACCGGCCCCGGCGACAGTGAGCGCGCGAGTCAGCGCGTCCGCGACATCGCCGCACAGCACGGCCGCGCGGCCCTGACCGACGTGCACGGCACCTGGCTGGTCGCCATCGTGTCCGGGCCGTTGTCGCCAACCGACAAGTTCCTCGGGGATCTGCTGGTCGCGTTCGCCGACGGCCCCGTGGTCGTCGGGCCGACGGCGCCCATGCTGACCGCGGCCTATCACAGCGCCAGCGAGGCGATCTCCGGGATGAACGCCGTCGGCGGCTGGCGCGGGGCGCCGCGTCCCGTCCTGGCCCGCGAGCTGCTGCCGGAACGGGCCCTGATGGGCGATGCGTCGGCGATCGTGGCGCTGCACACCGACGTGATGGGGCCGCTGGCCGACGCGGGCCCGACGCTTATCGAAACTCTTGACGCTTACTTAGATTGTGGCGGCGCGATTGAAGCCTGTGCCAGAAAGTTGTTCGTTCATCCAAACACCGTGCGCTACCGACTCAAGCGGATCACCGACTTCACCGGGCGTGATCCCATGCAGCCGCGTGATGCATATGTCCTGCGAGTGGCGGCGACGGTGGGCCAGCTCAACTATCCGACGCCTCCAGCTGGCGCCGCGAACAACGTCATGCCGACCGTTCCGCTGCCGGTCAAAGGGGCTGTCGCCGGTCAAATCGGGTAA
- the acpM gene encoding meromycolate extension acyl carrier protein AcpM — protein MAVSQEEIIAGIAEIIEEVTGIEPSEVTPEKSFVDDLDIDSLSMVEIAVQTEDKYGVKIPDEDLAGLRTVGDVVSYIQKLEEENPEAAEALRAKLETENPDAVANVKARLEADQ, from the coding sequence GTGGCTGTCAGCCAGGAAGAAATCATCGCCGGTATCGCCGAGATCATCGAAGAGGTGACCGGTATCGAGCCCTCCGAGGTCACCCCGGAGAAGTCCTTCGTCGACGACTTGGACATCGACTCGCTGTCGATGGTCGAGATCGCCGTCCAGACCGAGGACAAGTACGGCGTCAAGATCCCGGACGAGGACCTCGCCGGTCTGCGCACCGTCGGTGACGTTGTCTCCTACATCCAGAAGCTCGAGGAAGAGAACCCCGAGGCTGCCGAGGCGCTGCGCGCCAAGCTGGAGACCGAGAACCCCGACGCGGTCGCCAACGTCAAGGCAAGGCTGGAAGCGGACCAGTGA
- the aceE gene encoding pyruvate dehydrogenase (acetyl-transferring), homodimeric type: MTTEFVRHDLATSPNNATEPDRVRVIREGVASYLPDIDPEETSEWLESFDELLERSGPSRARYLMLRLLERAGEQRVAIPSLTSTDYVNTIPTELEPWFPGDEDVERRYRAWIRWNAAIMVHRAQRPGVGVGGHISTYASSAALYEVGFNHFFRGKSHPGGGDQIFIQGHASPGIYARAFLEGRLTTDQLDGFRQEHSHPGGGLPSYPHPRLMPDFWEFPTVSMGLGPMNAIYQARFNHYLHDRGIKDTSDQHVWCFLGDGEMDEPESRGLLHVGALEGLDNLTFVINCNLQRLDGPVRGNGKIIQELESFFRGAGWNVIKVVWGREWDALLHADRDGALVNLMNTTPDGDYQTYKANDGAYVRDHFFGRDPRTKALVANMSDSEIWNLKRGGHDYRKVYAAYRAAVDHKGQPTVILAKTIKGYSLGAHFQGRNATHQMKKLALQDLKDFRDAMRIPINDAQLEEDPYLPPYFHPGSDAPEIRYMIDRRRTLGGYLPERRTKAKALRLPSRDIYAALKKGSGTQEVATTMATVRTFKEVLRDKEVGPRIVPIIPDEARTFGMDSWFPSLKIYNRNGQLYTAVDAELMLAYKESEVGHILHEGINEAGSVGSFIAAGTSYATHDEPMIPIYIFYSMFGFQRTGDGLWAAADQMTRGFLLGATAGRTTLTGEGLQHADGHSMLLASTNPAVVAYDPAFAYEIAYIVESGLARMFGQDPENVFFYITVYNEPYVQPPEPDNFDPEGVLRGLYRYHVATDQRANKAQILASGVAMPAALDAAQMLAAEWDVAADVWSVTSWGELNRDGVAVDRARLRHPDRQAGVPYVTQALSNAVGPVVAVSDWMRAVPEQIRPWVPGTYVTLGTDGFGFSDTRPAARRYFNTDAESQVVAVLEALARDGEIDPSVPVAAARQYRIDDVQAAPEQTSDPGVA, encoded by the coding sequence TTGACAACCGAATTCGTGCGCCACGATCTGGCCACAAGTCCCAACAATGCCACCGAACCCGACCGCGTCCGGGTGATCCGCGAGGGGGTGGCTTCCTACCTCCCCGACATCGATCCCGAAGAGACCTCGGAGTGGTTGGAGTCCTTCGACGAACTGCTGGAGCGCTCCGGCCCGTCGCGGGCGCGCTATTTGATGTTGCGGCTGCTGGAACGGGCGGGCGAGCAGCGCGTTGCCATTCCGTCGCTGACGTCCACCGACTACGTCAACACCATTCCCACCGAACTCGAGCCGTGGTTCCCCGGCGACGAGGACGTCGAACGTCGCTACCGGGCGTGGATCCGCTGGAACGCCGCCATCATGGTGCACCGCGCCCAGCGCCCGGGAGTCGGTGTGGGCGGCCACATTTCGACCTACGCGTCGTCCGCGGCGCTCTACGAGGTCGGCTTCAACCACTTCTTCCGCGGCAAATCGCATCCCGGCGGCGGGGACCAGATCTTCATCCAGGGCCACGCCTCCCCCGGCATCTACGCGCGGGCGTTCCTGGAGGGCCGGCTGACCACCGACCAACTCGACGGCTTCCGCCAGGAGCACAGCCACCCCGGCGGCGGCCTGCCGTCCTACCCCCACCCGCGGCTGATGCCCGACTTCTGGGAATTCCCCACGGTCTCGATGGGTCTGGGCCCGATGAACGCGATCTATCAGGCCCGGTTCAACCACTACCTGCACGACCGCGGCATCAAGGACACCTCCGACCAGCACGTGTGGTGCTTCCTGGGCGACGGCGAGATGGACGAGCCCGAAAGCCGCGGCCTGCTGCACGTCGGCGCGCTGGAGGGCCTGGACAACCTGACGTTCGTGATCAACTGCAACCTGCAGCGCCTCGACGGCCCGGTGCGCGGCAACGGCAAGATCATTCAGGAACTCGAGTCGTTCTTCCGCGGCGCCGGCTGGAACGTCATCAAGGTGGTCTGGGGCCGCGAATGGGACGCCCTGCTGCACGCCGACCGCGACGGCGCGCTGGTGAACCTGATGAACACCACGCCCGACGGGGACTACCAGACCTACAAGGCCAACGACGGCGCCTACGTGCGCGACCACTTCTTCGGCCGCGACCCGCGCACCAAGGCCCTCGTCGCGAACATGAGCGATTCCGAGATCTGGAATCTCAAGCGCGGCGGCCACGATTACCGCAAGGTCTACGCCGCCTACCGGGCCGCCGTCGACCACAAGGGCCAGCCCACGGTGATCCTGGCCAAGACCATCAAGGGCTACTCGCTGGGCGCGCACTTCCAGGGCCGCAACGCCACGCATCAGATGAAAAAGCTTGCGCTGCAAGACCTCAAGGACTTCCGCGACGCCATGCGGATTCCGATCAACGATGCCCAGTTGGAAGAGGACCCGTACCTGCCGCCGTACTTCCACCCCGGTTCCGACGCCCCGGAGATCCGCTACATGATCGACCGTCGGCGCACCCTGGGCGGCTACCTTCCCGAGCGCCGGACGAAGGCCAAGGCGTTGCGGCTGCCCAGCCGCGACATCTACGCCGCGCTGAAGAAGGGCTCGGGCACCCAGGAGGTCGCCACCACCATGGCGACGGTGCGCACCTTCAAGGAAGTGTTGCGGGACAAGGAAGTTGGCCCGCGCATCGTGCCGATCATTCCCGACGAGGCGCGCACGTTCGGCATGGACTCGTGGTTCCCGTCGCTGAAGATCTACAACCGCAACGGCCAGCTGTACACCGCCGTGGACGCCGAGCTGATGCTGGCCTACAAGGAAAGCGAAGTCGGCCACATCCTGCACGAGGGCATCAACGAGGCCGGGTCGGTGGGGTCGTTCATCGCGGCCGGCACCTCGTATGCCACGCACGACGAGCCGATGATCCCGATCTACATCTTCTATTCGATGTTCGGCTTCCAGCGCACCGGTGACGGCCTGTGGGCGGCCGCCGACCAAATGACGCGCGGCTTTTTGCTGGGCGCCACCGCGGGACGCACCACGCTGACCGGCGAGGGCCTGCAGCACGCCGACGGGCACTCGATGCTACTGGCGAGCACCAACCCGGCGGTGGTGGCCTACGACCCGGCGTTCGCCTACGAAATCGCCTACATCGTCGAAAGCGGCCTGGCCCGGATGTTCGGCCAGGACCCCGAGAACGTCTTCTTCTACATCACCGTCTACAACGAGCCCTACGTGCAGCCGCCCGAGCCGGACAACTTCGATCCCGAGGGCGTGCTGCGGGGCCTCTACCGCTACCACGTCGCCACCGACCAGCGCGCCAACAAGGCACAGATCCTGGCGTCGGGGGTGGCGATGCCGGCGGCCCTGGACGCCGCGCAGATGCTGGCCGCCGAATGGGACGTCGCCGCCGACGTGTGGTCGGTGACCAGCTGGGGCGAACTGAACCGCGACGGCGTCGCGGTCGACCGGGCGCGGCTGCGCCACCCGGACCGCCAGGCCGGCGTCCCGTACGTCACCCAGGCCCTGTCCAACGCCGTCGGCCCGGTGGTCGCCGTCTCGGACTGGATGCGCGCGGTTCCCGAGCAGATCCGCCCCTGGGTGCCGGGCACCTACGTCACCCTGGGCACCGACGGGTTCGGCTTCTCCGATACTCGGCCCGCGGCGCGGCGCTACTTCAACACTGACGCCGAGTCGCAGGTGGTGGCCGTACTCGAGGCGCTCGCGCGCGACGGCGAGATCGACCCGTCGGTGCCGGTCGCCGCCGCCCGCCAGTACCGGATCGACGACGTGCAGGCCGCGCCGGAGCAGACGTCGGACCCCGGCGTGGCCTGA
- a CDS encoding nitroreductase family protein: MPLEEAMRTQRAIRRLKPDPVDDALVLHLLELAMKAPTGSNAQNWEFIVVKDREVVAKLGRLNRRAMNAFGPLYRRTLQRRGDDKMLRVLKAVRWQADHFDDTPVVVVACLKGVVWAWPPIGASSAYGSIYPAIQNLLLAARAAGLGAALITMPLWSTLLARRALGLPRSVTPCAVIPLGWPMGKYGPTTRRPVGELVSLDRYGNRAFL; this comes from the coding sequence ATGCCCCTCGAAGAGGCGATGCGGACCCAGCGCGCGATCCGTCGCCTCAAGCCCGACCCGGTGGACGACGCCCTCGTGCTGCATCTTCTCGAACTCGCGATGAAGGCGCCGACCGGTTCGAACGCGCAGAACTGGGAGTTCATCGTCGTCAAGGACCGCGAAGTAGTCGCGAAACTGGGCCGCTTGAACCGCAGAGCCATGAACGCCTTCGGGCCCCTGTACAGGAGGACCCTGCAGCGCCGCGGGGACGACAAGATGCTGCGGGTATTGAAAGCCGTGCGATGGCAGGCGGACCACTTCGACGACACCCCAGTGGTCGTGGTGGCGTGCCTCAAGGGCGTGGTTTGGGCGTGGCCCCCGATAGGCGCGAGCAGTGCCTACGGTTCCATCTATCCCGCGATACAGAACCTACTGCTGGCGGCGCGTGCGGCGGGGTTGGGTGCCGCACTGATCACCATGCCGCTGTGGAGCACGCTCTTGGCCAGGCGCGCTTTGGGTTTGCCGCGCAGTGTGACTCCGTGCGCGGTGATTCCGCTGGGCTGGCCGATGGGCAAATACGGTCCCACCACGCGTCGGCCGGTCGGAGAACTCGTTTCGCTGGACCGATACGGGAACCGGGCGTTCCTATAG
- a CDS encoding DJ-1/PfpI family protein: MLVVVSAADQIPLRNGRTELTGTYLGELIEPTDAMRRARFELAFATPGARVPVIDGASCSLMYFAGSRKKRDAALSSYRELLELGLATPAKLDEISTDAQRLDEFDALFVPGGHAPLVDLLHRDAFADDALNDDFGALVRHFHDARRPTGLICHAPAALAAAPTIDGRWTYAGYRMTCFKTGVDTMLSTAPLVRRFKGRLKDDPAELLTSRGAKVEQTFLPMGSKVVEDRELITGQDPYSAKAFGAAFVKKVQASLEGPRA; this comes from the coding sequence GTGCTGGTGGTGGTTTCCGCCGCCGACCAGATTCCGCTGCGAAACGGCCGCACCGAACTGACCGGAACGTATCTGGGTGAACTGATCGAACCGACCGACGCCATGCGTCGAGCCCGGTTTGAGCTTGCTTTCGCAACCCCGGGCGCGCGGGTTCCCGTCATCGATGGCGCCTCATGCAGCCTGATGTACTTCGCAGGCTCGCGGAAAAAGCGCGACGCCGCCTTGAGCAGCTATCGGGAGCTTCTCGAACTCGGTCTGGCAACGCCGGCCAAACTGGACGAGATCAGCACTGACGCGCAGCGCCTGGACGAGTTCGATGCCCTGTTCGTGCCCGGCGGTCATGCGCCGTTGGTTGATCTGTTGCACCGCGACGCGTTTGCTGACGACGCTCTCAACGACGACTTCGGCGCGCTCGTCCGTCACTTCCACGATGCCCGACGACCCACCGGATTGATCTGTCACGCCCCGGCCGCGCTGGCGGCGGCTCCCACCATCGACGGTCGCTGGACCTATGCGGGCTACCGCATGACCTGCTTCAAGACCGGCGTGGACACGATGTTGTCGACGGCTCCGCTGGTCCGCCGCTTCAAGGGACGTCTCAAGGATGACCCGGCCGAACTGTTGACGTCGCGCGGCGCCAAGGTGGAGCAGACGTTCCTGCCGATGGGCAGCAAGGTCGTCGAGGATCGCGAACTGATCACCGGCCAAGACCCCTACTCCGCCAAGGCGTTCGGGGCTGCCTTCGTCAAAAAGGTCCAGGCCAGCCTCGAGGGACCGCGAGCGTAA
- a CDS encoding DUF3052 domain-containing protein: MVAADHAPSYARKLGIEPDHVVQEWGWDEDTDDEIRAAVEEACGSELLDEDTDEVVDVVLLWWRDGDGDLVDTLMDAIGPLAEDGVIWVVTPKTGKPGHVLPAEIAEAAPTAGLMPTSSVNLGDWSASRLVQPKSRAGKR, encoded by the coding sequence GTGGTCGCGGCGGATCACGCCCCGAGCTACGCTCGCAAACTGGGCATCGAACCCGACCATGTTGTGCAGGAGTGGGGCTGGGACGAAGACACCGACGATGAGATCCGCGCGGCGGTCGAGGAAGCCTGCGGCAGCGAGTTGCTCGACGAGGACACCGACGAGGTAGTCGACGTCGTGCTGCTGTGGTGGCGCGACGGCGACGGCGACCTGGTGGACACGCTGATGGACGCGATCGGCCCGCTGGCCGAGGACGGCGTGATCTGGGTGGTGACCCCCAAGACCGGGAAACCGGGCCACGTGCTGCCGGCCGAGATCGCCGAGGCCGCGCCTACCGCCGGCCTGATGCCGACCTCGTCGGTCAACCTGGGGGATTGGAGCGCCAGCCGATTGGTGCAGCCCAAGTCCCGGGCCGGGAAGCGTTGA
- a CDS encoding peroxiredoxin: MLAVGTAAPDFTLRDQNQQRVTLSSYRGAKNVLLVFFPLAFTGICQGELDQLRDHLPDFENDDSAALAISVGPPPTHRVWSLDSGFTFPVLSDFWPHGAVSQSYGVFNDDAGYSNRGTFVVDRAGIIRFAEMKQPGESRNQRLWTDALAALRA; the protein is encoded by the coding sequence ATGCTCGCGGTCGGCACCGCCGCCCCTGATTTCACTCTGCGCGACCAGAATCAACAGCGCGTTACCCTGAGCTCCTACCGCGGCGCCAAGAACGTTCTGCTGGTGTTCTTCCCGTTGGCCTTCACCGGGATCTGCCAGGGCGAGCTGGACCAGCTGCGGGATCACCTGCCCGACTTCGAGAACGACGACAGCGCGGCGCTGGCCATCTCGGTGGGCCCGCCGCCCACGCATCGGGTCTGGTCGCTGGACAGCGGCTTCACCTTCCCGGTGCTGTCGGATTTCTGGCCGCACGGCGCGGTCAGCCAGAGCTACGGGGTGTTCAACGACGACGCCGGATACTCCAACCGCGGGACGTTCGTCGTCGACCGGGCCGGGATCATCCGATTCGCCGAGATGAAACAGCCCGGGGAGTCGCGCAACCAGCGCCTGTGGACCGACGCCCTGGCGGCGTTGCGGGCCTGA
- a CDS encoding DUF732 domain-containing protein → MFTGTTSHAGALVTAVLALTGTAILRGGAAAADPNQDDQFLALLDSAGIPALEGVPSLIDTAHKVCRAIDAGSSAEAVVDAMVRYAYSQDPPERLYAPGRLARTEAKFVTAAVGAYCPYNRGKVASITANPASNWKEPTHRGAVHTAGAVTSAGAAPGSRSGAVPTGDIFQPNPPALPTPPPVADLRTPPQPIATPPRPRQLAPRPLQPAPRPQQPAPPPQQPAPPPQQPAPPPELAPPLPPELPPPPPPAPPMPPGFVRLAP, encoded by the coding sequence ATGTTTACGGGCACCACCAGCCACGCCGGCGCTCTGGTCACTGCCGTCCTGGCGCTGACCGGCACTGCGATTCTGCGCGGTGGCGCAGCAGCGGCCGACCCAAACCAAGACGACCAATTTCTGGCACTACTCGATAGTGCGGGCATCCCGGCCCTCGAGGGCGTACCGAGCCTGATCGACACCGCCCATAAGGTCTGTCGCGCAATAGATGCTGGCTCTTCGGCGGAAGCCGTGGTGGATGCGATGGTGCGGTATGCCTACAGCCAGGACCCGCCCGAGCGCCTCTACGCGCCCGGCCGCCTGGCGCGCACCGAGGCCAAATTCGTCACCGCGGCAGTAGGGGCCTACTGCCCGTATAACCGCGGCAAGGTAGCTTCCATCACGGCCAATCCAGCGTCGAACTGGAAGGAGCCGACGCACCGGGGGGCCGTGCATACGGCCGGCGCGGTCACCTCGGCGGGCGCCGCGCCCGGCTCGCGGAGCGGGGCGGTTCCCACCGGAGACATTTTCCAGCCGAACCCGCCGGCGCTTCCGACGCCGCCGCCGGTCGCGGATCTGCGCACGCCACCCCAGCCGATCGCGACGCCGCCCCGACCGCGGCAGTTGGCTCCTCGACCGCTGCAGCCGGCGCCCCGACCGCAGCAGCCGGCGCCGCCACCGCAGCAGCCGGCGCCGCCACCGCAGCAGCCGGCGCCGCCACCGGAACTCGCGCCGCCTCTACCGCCGGAACTGCCGCCGCCTCCACCGCCGGCGCCACCGATGCCGCCGGGATTTGTCAGACTCGCACCGTGA
- the kasA gene encoding 3-oxoacyl-ACP synthase KasA encodes MSNPSTANGGYPSVVVTAVTATTSIAPDVESTWKGLLAGESGIHVLEDDYITKWDLPVRIGGHLKEPIDEQMSRLDMRRMSYVQRLAKVLSGQLWENAGAPEVDPDRFSVVVGTGLGGAERIVETYDLMNEGGPRKVSPLAVQMIMPNGAAAVVGLQLGARAGVITPVSACSSGSEAIAHAWRQIVMGDADFAVCGGVEGPIEALPIAAFSMMRAMSTRNDEPERASRPFDKDRDGFVFGEAGALMIIETEEHAKARGAKPLARLMGAGITSDAFHMVAPAADGVRAGRAMTRSLELAGLSPKDVDHVNAHGTATPIGDTAEANAIRVAGCQQAAVYAPKSALGHSIGAVGALESVLTVLSLRDGVIPPTLNYETPDPEIDLDVVAGEPRYGDFRYAINNSFGFGGHNVALAFGRY; translated from the coding sequence GTGAGTAATCCTTCCACTGCTAACGGCGGTTACCCCAGCGTTGTGGTAACCGCCGTCACGGCGACGACGTCGATCGCGCCGGACGTCGAGAGCACGTGGAAGGGCTTGTTGGCCGGCGAAAGCGGCATCCACGTTCTCGAAGACGACTACATCACCAAGTGGGACCTGCCCGTCAGGATCGGTGGACACCTCAAGGAACCCATCGACGAACAGATGAGCAGGCTCGACATGCGACGTATGTCGTACGTCCAACGGTTGGCCAAGGTGCTCAGCGGTCAGCTGTGGGAGAACGCCGGCGCCCCGGAGGTCGACCCCGACCGATTCTCGGTCGTGGTCGGCACCGGCCTCGGCGGGGCCGAGCGGATCGTGGAGACCTACGACCTGATGAACGAGGGCGGCCCCCGCAAGGTGTCGCCGCTGGCCGTGCAGATGATCATGCCCAACGGCGCCGCGGCGGTGGTGGGTCTGCAGCTCGGCGCCCGCGCCGGGGTGATCACCCCGGTGTCGGCCTGTTCGTCGGGCTCGGAGGCGATCGCCCATGCGTGGCGTCAAATCGTCATGGGTGACGCCGATTTCGCCGTCTGCGGTGGCGTCGAGGGCCCCATCGAAGCGCTGCCCATCGCGGCGTTCTCCATGATGCGGGCCATGTCCACTCGCAACGATGAACCCGAGCGCGCATCGAGGCCGTTCGACAAGGACCGTGACGGCTTCGTGTTTGGTGAGGCCGGTGCGCTGATGATCATCGAGACCGAGGAGCACGCCAAGGCCCGCGGCGCCAAGCCGTTGGCCCGCTTGATGGGTGCCGGCATCACCTCGGACGCGTTCCACATGGTGGCGCCAGCCGCCGACGGCGTGCGTGCGGGCCGGGCGATGACGCGATCGCTGGAGCTGGCGGGGTTGTCCCCCAAGGACGTTGACCACGTCAACGCGCACGGGACGGCGACGCCCATCGGTGACACCGCGGAGGCCAACGCCATCCGGGTCGCCGGTTGCCAGCAAGCGGCGGTCTACGCGCCGAAGTCGGCGCTGGGCCACTCGATCGGTGCGGTCGGGGCGCTGGAGTCGGTGCTCACGGTGCTGAGCCTGCGCGACGGCGTCATTCCGCCCACCTTGAACTACGAAACCCCCGACCCCGAGATCGACCTGGATGTTGTTGCAGGCGAACCTCGCTACGGCGATTTCCGTTATGCGATCAACAACTCGTTCGGCTTCGGTGGCCACAACGTGGCACTCGCCTTCGGGCGTTACTAA
- a CDS encoding adenosylcobinamide amidohydrolase: protein MDPRLTARVEHTRSIPLLVWQFGEPRLCISSGPLGGGIGARDWLVNATVPLDYGRTDPDRHLTEIGAALGLVGTGCGLLTAVDVTRHHLASDGDVHTTATVGLSSPAWAAAPDRHFRREVPAGLRTRVFTEYEIVEYRPLTDGDGYRVGTINIVVAVPVRLSGAALVNAVATATEAKTQALHEVGVRATGTASDAVVVHCPTDGAEETYGGPRSVFGARIARAVHAAVLAGARSWISGPEYRPTE, encoded by the coding sequence ATGGATCCCAGGCTGACCGCGCGGGTCGAACACACACGATCGATCCCGTTGCTCGTCTGGCAATTCGGCGAACCGCGACTGTGCATCTCGTCGGGCCCGCTCGGCGGTGGCATCGGCGCCCGCGATTGGTTGGTCAACGCGACGGTCCCCCTCGATTACGGCCGGACCGATCCGGACCGGCACCTGACCGAGATCGGCGCCGCGCTCGGGCTGGTCGGCACCGGATGCGGGCTGCTGACCGCGGTCGACGTGACTCGTCACCACCTCGCCTCCGACGGCGACGTGCACACCACCGCGACGGTCGGGCTGTCCAGCCCCGCCTGGGCGGCCGCGCCCGACCGGCACTTCCGCCGGGAGGTGCCGGCCGGCCTGCGCACGCGGGTGTTCACGGAGTACGAGATCGTCGAGTACCGGCCGCTCACCGACGGCGACGGGTACCGGGTGGGGACCATCAACATCGTGGTCGCGGTGCCGGTGCGGCTGTCCGGGGCGGCCCTGGTCAACGCCGTGGCCACCGCCACGGAGGCCAAGACGCAGGCGTTGCACGAGGTCGGGGTGCGCGCCACCGGAACCGCCTCGGATGCGGTCGTCGTGCACTGCCCGACGGACGGGGCCGAGGAGACCTACGGCGGGCCGCGCTCGGTGTTCGGCGCGCGCATCGCCCGGGCGGTGCACGCGGCGGTGCTCGCCGGCGCCCGGTCCTGGATTTCGGGGCCCGAGTACCGGCCCACCGAGTAG